Within Porites lutea chromosome 2, jaPorLute2.1, whole genome shotgun sequence, the genomic segment TACAAGTTCTCTGATGTGCGAACAATCTCAATATAGCTGGTGAGACGAGTAAGGAGGATTCTGTCAGGATCGATTGTTCCATAGACGAACAACTAATAAATACGCATTTTTCCACCAAATCACGTAATCGATTATTAATCTGTCTTGGCCAATTGATTtttagtttcagtttatttcaccacaaaaaaacaaaggacaaGAATACAGGAATTTACAGAAGAAATGTGGCGAGGGAAACCATAAAACTTATAGCCGGATATTGAGCTCCCTCAGAGTAAACAAGTATAAGTTTAATTTACATCGCCAGGATCGAGCTTATACTGAGTATTTAAATGACATTGACAAAAAGGTAAATATGtataaatataaagaataatAGTGTCCCATTATTTAGGTTATAGGTTtgttgtgaagaaaaaataactaattacaagGCTTATGATAAATAATTCTCATAAGAAATGTTCGCGAAGCCAGAATTGAATAAGGAGAGAGAAGTAGAATCTTTGATCTCATTTCCTAAAGAGTTGTAATAAGATGTTCATTGAAAACTCACAGAAAATTTGGTTCTGCagaaggaaggtgaaaatcaTTCGCATATTTAGTGTCATAGCTATGGACTTCTTTGTTAAATGAAACGGTAATCTTTAAAAATTACTGGCAGAAAAGAATGGCTAAAGGAAAGCATAAATTTACCCAGTTCTAGTTGTCTAATGTCGGAAATTTTTATAAGCtctaattttttgaaaataggGTTTAAGTGAGCatcgaaagttgatttaggAATAATTCTGACaactcgcttttgcaaagagacaagacgaGGACGATTGGTTTCGTAGgtagatccccagacaataatacaataatgacAATAAATAGTAAACTAAATAATAAACTAAGCAATAATAAAGAGCTTTTAAAGAGCCTCTAGGAAGAAGAAAATCCTGCTTTATATAAATGATTCCTATTGGTTTAGAGATGTTAGGAGCTACTCGAGAAATGTGAggtttccaagacagatgttcGTCAAGGACTACCCCGAGAAAGACCGTTTCCTTAACCTGTTCGATTCTTTGTTCATTTGTGTATATTATTTTGCACTGGAAAATGACAGCTTTTCTGTCAAGGATTAAATCAAATCTAAAGAGAGCGTGAGTTTAAATCAATAATagacaacaagaaaaacaaggggcccaaatagaccaatttcgatactTGGCTCCATAtgttatataaattattaagcCCCGACCCTCAATGTGATTTCTTTAGTTTTATCCCCCCAACCCTCGAAACCAAGAACGAATTATTGGTCTATTATTTTCATAATTGGAGGGTTACATTAGTGGATTCCAGGAAATTTTTACCTTCTCGGCATCTAAGCCAACCCTCGTTATTAGTTTGcatttaaataattaaaactcAAGCAGCATACATTAAGATTTCTGAAAATTTATTTGCACACGCTATAAATAAGTATTTAAGTTACTGTCCCTAGTCTAAAAAGTCTACTACAGCGACCACCTCTTTAAAAGAGGAATTCTACTTTTATATCTGAATTCGCTTTCCTATTACGACTCTTCtggtttattatataaataaaatCACCATGAATACACACACCTAAGAATCATAACTGAAAATATTTATTGACATTATTTAATACTTAGCAAGACACACGCTACACGTTCCGCATGCCCAAAGACACCCTAAAGTGGGAGTTGGCAACCAAGGGTTTGTTCCTTGTTAAGGGAGCCCTCTTTTACCTTAATGTAAATAATTATCTTTGTATTGATGGGAACCTCAAAGTATTAGTTTGATATTGTACAAAAACAGCACAGAAGTGATTGCAGGCTATCAACGATTACGGATGGTTTAAAAGCTGGAGGAGATGAAGACTGATACATTTAATATTGGGAAAACCTTGGCTTGGCGTATTGTATTATTGTCAGCGTATTGCGTGCTTGACTTGACAAGTTTTGGTTTAATTGAAAGTACACTATTGCATTGTAATGTGAGTTGGCATTGGAAAAAAGAGTCGGAAAAGCGGCAGACCGATATCAACTGATAAAGACGACAACAGAGGAGAACATTGCCAACGGTCCTATTTTAGTTAGTTTTTAACAAGTATCTATTCCTGGCCCGGGTTCCTGAAAAGCCGATTAATCTATCCTACGATTAACAGTTAATCCacgattaaattttttattcccCGGATAACTAATTGTGGGTTAAAAAGTTGTTCCTGACAGCGAAATTATCCCAGATTAGTACTAAAAAATCTGGTTTAACGAGTTTTTCGACCGCCTGCTTGGCTGCTTCTAAAAAAGATATGGCGCGAAAATTGGAGCGAAAAATAGGGAACATCGCACGGTTTCTTGTCGTCTGCCTTTGGAGATCGTCTTTTAGGATTCCTACTAGATATACTTGGTCATACCTATATCTGCTGGGAAATTCTTCGACTGTTAGTTGGTCGAGACCAATTTCTCGATGTTGGAACTTTCTTTCGCGTTTTTGTGAAACAGTAAGtcagccattttttttgttttgacaaaCTTTTTCTCCTGATTAGTGAGTTAATCGCACTCGCTAGATGGGTTAAATTTACCACGTAGTTTACTCCTAGATTATTCTTAATCGTGCTTTCAGGAACAGAATCTAATCGTGGGATGAAATTTATTCCGCGATTAGCCATATTTAATCTTGGATTAGCGATAAGTGGCTTTCCAGGAACCGGAACCTGTACTTTATATCTTCtagcttatttttttatttccgtcGGATGTTAGAAGGCATATTAAAatcagaaaagaaagaaaggaattaAACGGCTGTGCAGGAATCAAACAAGTACTTAGAGaattcgccccatgtaagggaattcgGATTCCAGAATCCTGAAATTTTTGCTCGTGGGATCCGGAATCCCGGACTTTGAAATtttggaatacagctcaaggaatccggaatccgactaacgattggaatccggaatccaatttCCGTTGACAGAGAATCGCGAATCCAGTTCCTGAAAatcagaatccaagactgtcttgaatttccttacatggggcgagagAATGCTTCATTTTAGGTTTGATACTTCGCTAAACGGATACACGTAAGGGAGTGTACAGACAGCTACTTACTTACATCCATTGATTTAGTCAGAAGTGCCCTTCTCTGCATCAACGGCTCATGGAGGTAACTATTCAATTTTTGATACCTCTGGTTCAAACAAAAAGGTGATAGTTTAAACATGCAATTTCAGTCGTTCCTTGTAATACAATTTTAAGCTAAATGTCTTGTTGGataaattgttattgttatcgtTTATTCAGGTGTAAACTTGCGACGATTATTGTTCCATAAAAGTAACTTTGATCTAAGCATCGAAGAAAAGATGATGTATTCGAATGAAGCAGAATTCAAAGACATCCTCTATACTGAAATAGATTATACTGATAAATAATCAGAAATCGCAAGTGTAAACCAAACTTACACTCAGCGGATAAGAGTTGGACAgtagagagaaaaaagaaaaaccttccAAAGAACTTTAACtaaaagaaacgttttcgttATCAACAATTTAGAAACTGTCAGTTCAGAAAACCTGTTAAGTAGTTTGACATAGTGAGTCCGCACTCCATGAGTCCCTAGCTTGGAAATACAGCATTTTCTTCGAAAACAGCGTTCTGTACGGACCTTACTACTCCACGACTCCATCGCTTACAATCAAGTGGAAACTGGGATGTAgaagtcggaagcagaagcggaagaagcaaaccaatcacaaagcgtggaaatgagctttgtgattggtttctTATGTcaacagagaaaagaaaacaactttgtCCTCTAACTTGTGCAGAGGGTAGTCGTAGGTGTATTTATGATAGTAGACAGGACAGGATAATGGTccttattatcatcattataagGAAATATGGAGCCTTCTGAGTTGGCATGCCCTTTTCATGCATACAAACCCATGTGGCACACGATGACCGAGAGTATCAGTGCTGTTTTCTGCTCTTTTCTACTTTCATCACACTCAAGATGATTAGAAATCATGGCGATTTTACAAAACTAGTTTCGAACAGCGTGAGTTGCTTTTCCTTGTGATAGCTCAACAGTTGCAGACAGGACGGTGAATTCTGAACCTTTGTTTTCTCCTTCGGTTATTTTAACATACTGTGATCCTGTTGATGAAAGAGACACGTGCTTTAGTTTTATGAAAGCAATGAGTACGTTGAGCACAGAACGAATaaggttattttttaataagacCACTGGAAAACGATACGCATGCTGTCATTCCTTGTCTTGGCTTATAACTAGAATATCTTAGTACATGTGTACCAGTTTTCATTGTTATCAAGAGCAATATGTCATTTTCGTTCTCtgatatttttcaatatttttcgaAGTAGAAAACATTATTGTAACTTGCTCATTGCATAATCTCACTTACCTGAACATCCATACCAACGTTATCACAGCGAGGACGGCGAAACTTGGAGAATGAAGGGAACAGGCTGTCGATTAAATGGTAAAATTGAAACTATGAACACAACTGGAAAAAATGTATCTTTTTGTGGATTGAATTTAGGAGTTAGCCAGCGAGCAAGTTCTCCATTTGGAGATATATCGTGAGTCAACAATCAAACAGCACGCAAAAGGAGACATGAGCGTCAGGGGGTAGGAAGGAAAATCTTTACCGCTCCCTCGCGTGTTCTCTTACGGATCGCTTCACCCATCACCACTACTTGAAATGAAACGattattcgcaggctaagatCGGGTAGGTAAGGCTGTTATTTAGCAACGTCGGTGATGATGAGCATACTCCAAATTAAAAGGGCTGGTTACCATTCGCAAACGTATAGAAAAAGAGAAGAGGCACCACAGAATAAAACGAAGAAAAGTTTTTAACGTGGAACTCTCCCGCCGTTGAACTGCCAAACCAAATCTTTTAAAATGATTAATCCGCGCAACTTAACCGCGTTGAAAGTGTAACTTCTCAGTGGTTTAAAAGCACGCATTATGGTGTGCTCAcacatttatttgtttatatttgtggtTGTTTCAAGGGTCATTATAAGAGTCTTTTAGTTAAACGTAAGTACGGTTTGTTCTTTAGCGTAGCTTTCGCAAATACAGGAGCCTGAAATTATAGTAAAAGTTCTTCTCTTCCTTTAACCTtaaattttataatatttttagccTTGATTCAGTTGCTTAAAAAGGTTATCACCCTAttgctaaaagaaagaaaagtccACGCCCCACTACAAAATAAACTCATGCACTTCTTCATAAATGTATCCGTTTGGGGTAGCCAAAGTTATTCTAAAGCCATAGTCAAAAAACAGCAGCAAATGGTGTCAAATACATGCTTTGTGTAAGACGGTCACCTTTGTTACATTGACAAGTGCCTTTCTCTTCACCAGGGCAGTGCCcatcctcttctttttcttcggGTGAAAATCCTTGACATTCGCTAGACGGACTGCAGTTCTGTATGAGTTTAATAGGGCCTCCAGGCCCGTCGCAGCATACGTTTTGGCATTGCCCATCTACGGGCTCGTATACCACAGTTCTACcttaaagaaacaaacaagcaTACAAACATGATTATAAGTGTCTGCTGTATTACGCTTGAGGCTACTCCGCTACAGAAAAACACTGATGTAGGTGCTCCCTTGAAAGGCATCATAATCTCGTTTTATGGGAGGGGCCAAGAGTTAATAATgattctgaaaaacaaattaactggTATTGGCGATAAAGACTGTGATTCAGTGAACAGTAACACATaacttctttcatttcttgGTTTAATACCCTAAATGCTAGGAAAAGATACCGCAATATCATAAGGGGTTGACAAGCCTGACTCACGCCTTCCACTCACGTGTTTATAGCTTTTAATTCTCAGAGTTTAGCTTTTACGGGTATATCCTTCAGAGACCTTCCTCGTTTGTACGATATAATTGGAGGTTCTTCGTAGATCTGTCTAAGAATTGTTTGGTTCGCTATCAGTTGGCAGTGTTTCATAAGAATGTTTTTAAGACTAGGAACTGATGGTTGATATTGGGTGACAAAGGGCAAAATGGTTTTTCCTCTTGAAAGTTTTTGTTGGAGTGCCTCTTTCCTGTTTTAAAAGTGTATTTTAGAGTGAGTTAGAGTTATTAAATTCTGTGGATATCCCTTCTCTCTAAGgtgcttttgaaatttttctagtcatttttgaaagttttcttttgagGCATTTGTTCTTGTAGCCGCAGGGCTTCGCCTTTTATAAAGCCTTTCTTAACCCCTCCCTAATGGGTGGCAAGATGAGAAATATGTATATTGAAATGTTTCAGTTGGCTTAAAATGTGTTCTTACGTCGAGAATTGACGTACTGTTAAACCTTTTCCCTTTGTACACAATTGTATCCAGAAATGTGACTTCCTTCTCAGAGATTTCTGCTGTGAATTTAACAGTAGCGTGATGATTATTTGCTTGTTCAATTAAGTGTGTTATTTGTTCTTTTCcggtccgggggggggggggcacttcgAGAAAAATGGGGTGGGGGTGTGCGGCACGATTCCTGAAACCCTTAaactatttcagaccaaaatctgtgattttccctaccatATTTCAGACCtaatcaaaaatttgataccctatttcagacctgcctTATAATCAGTTTCCCGAGGTCAGACCAATTTTAAGGGAAATGTTTATACACTTTTACTAAGTAGGATACAAAACTGTACTGTTACGGCACGTACACGGTTAGCGTAaagattaaaagggaaatggtcttatcgcctaATGACgaagaagtagcttcttctaaaaaaccatacccaagtcaagactagagtgcacaaaccatgtcctatttcagaccaaaatggtcaaaattgataccctgtttcagaccaaaacggctaaaaaaccaTACCATCAGGAGCCGCACATACCCACATAGCCTATACAAGGGAGTACCTGCCCCGGGCGAAGACGTCTTCTTTATATATTTTCCAACATATTGTCATTATTGCACTTTAgtttattgtttctttgaatATACTCCACAAATCTCAAATTAGCTTTTTACCGAATAACCGAACAGCAGACCAAGTCTTCACTCTCTCTTGATAGATAAGTACGTTCATAATCACAACGAAAAGATCTATGCTTGTTTTGTAGATTTCCAAAAAGCTTTTGATTCGGTCTGGCATGACGGTCTCTTGAATAAGCTGCTGCAAATTGATCTTGGTAGTTCTTTTTATAACTTAACTAAAAGCTTAAGTCACAACTGTTCCTGCTCAATTaaaattgcccaaaaacaaACGCGATCATTCCGTTATGCGAGAGGTGGCGGCAAGGCTGTATCTTACGACCAgtgttttttaatctttatattaACGACCTACCTTTCGCATTTGAAAATACATTATCTGATTGTTTTGTTATGCCAAACGGTTCAAAACTAAATTCTCTGTTATATGCAGACGATTTAATCATTTTATCACGATCGAAAACAGGACTACAAAATTGCCTCGATAAACTATCTTCTTTCTGTACTTCATGGATGATGAAAATCAAtccaaagaaaacagaaattatGATTTTTCAGAAACGTGCGAGAAAAAATGCTGATTTTCACTTTCTCATAGATAGTCAAATAATTGATGTTGTACAAGAATACACTTACTTAGGAACTCGAATGTCCTCATCGGGAAATTTTTCAGTGTCACGTGAACATCTCATGGAGAAACCTCTTCATGCCCTCTTCAGCTTGAGACGACACACGAATCTTAGCAAACTAAAAGCAGCTCTCGCCTGTAACATATTTGATACTATGATGCCCCCTACTCTAACATATAACAGTGGAATTTGGGGTGTGTATGCCAAACCAGATTTTAAGACCTGGGATGGCTCACAAATCGAGAAGGAACACCTTCAATTTTGTAAACGATACTTGGAGGTAAACAACAAAGCTTCTAATGTAGCTTGTAGAGCAGAGCTTGgtcgttttcctttaaataccactatcaatcaaaaaattctcaaatacattttgtatataCATTCTAAAGATGAGGAATCCTCGTCAAACAAGCTTTTTTAATGTCATTCGACTTACACTGTAATGGCAAAAATGGCTTCTACTCTCATTTAATGAACATGTCAGAATACTTTTAAGCTTCCTGCCTTTAAACCTGATTTATTGGATATAGCTATGGCAAAAAGCTAGGTAAGGTcaatgaaacagaaatatatctcatattagcaaaacaaccttcaacattctcaaaaacttgaattttatagattttttaaacCGATCATACCTTTTCTAGTTACTTAGACTTAACAAGAGGAACAGCTGGCAGGAAGGGCTTAAGTAAAACTACGaataagcaatcacaaacttatgatagaaataggcagatacaatcaaactacgaAGGATAATAGGCATTGCCCTTTTCGTGGATGCAATGTTatagaagacgaagttcactttttttttcaatgtcctacatactctatgattaggaataaattttactataaagtcaagactgattccaaatattacccagttacaGTTACCTAAAAacggtttgatcaatgaactgatgaactcttctaattactttaccaatatacaattcataaaatatatttcagcttgttttgatgttcgtgacagattattatcaaagtaacgtaattgccctgtgttgtaattttgattcctaaaaatagcttttgcaatactacTTGtgcttgtatggtcatgcaaataaagctcgttattgttgttgttgtttaatagCTCTGTTTCTACTGTCGTTGTGAAGATATTTGCGAAAGCAACATCGACATTTGTTCCCATCGTTGTCCCATGTGTTTGAAGATAATTTTTTGCCAttcagggcctgtttacatggaggtgggggaccccaggtaggtgaggtaacccgcttaggtgggctaacccgcctgtccatataatctctaaTTTTACTTggatcatgtttacatgataggtggggtgacccgccaaggcgggtagcccggtctaccagaccgggtaaccctctcagccggggtcaaattttgccatgtaaacgtttcaaggtggggtaacccgcctagccggggTCGGATTTGGAATGTCTAATTTCTGCCAGTTGTAATTTAACCTCTTCAAGATAACTCTCAAGAGCAACTGAGGGTTGAAATTGTGGCATCCAGTTTGATTTTACGTGGCAAGGATGTGCCGGGTTTGTTTTGCTATCCTTGAAAGATATATTTGGGCGCATTCTTCTTGTAAACTGCACAAAATCTTGAAGAAGTCGACGCCTGAtatgttgttcttttgttaatgGTGTGGGTATAAATTGCAACCCTTTATATTAGTGAGTAAAGTTATTTCATGGTCTGTTATGTTTTGGCTGGAGATATTTTTTATGTGCCCCCTGTTTCTTTCTAACTGTGCCCTTTTACAAGCTTGTGTTTTTGAGGTTTCGTGTGCTTTACGCTTTTTACTGGCTGATTTTGATAGTTTGTTGGTTTCTTGTACACCCTAATGTTATGTAAGTTGAACTCAGTAAGTGGACAGGTATTCTTTTCAGATGTTTTCTGCTACCTCTTTTACATTTTGCTCATAAGTGTTCTTATTGTCCTTTGATTTCTTGTTTACAGTTCCTTGGTTCAGTATCGCTCTCTTTTGCCGCTTAAGCTTTTTTGCATTCAGCGATTCTCCCTTCATGGTACCTGATTAGGGCGTTAACCACCTCTTGCTCTTTcgtctttcttatttttttaacccTCACCTAGCGGCTCCAGCTAAAATAAGTCTGAGTCGGGCTCAAAACATGGCGAACATAAACgctattgttttattttaaagaaaaaactaatCACCGAGCAATTTACGTTCTTTCTCATCACTGATGAGTGATGCAACTTCTCATAAGTGGTATTCAGCTGATTCATAAGggatttcaaaatttgtatcaCCCCAATACTCAATactctccctcgcagccgttttttgtgtcgtcacgcaacactcctccCGTCTTGTTCctaggagcgttgcgtgacgacactaacaAAAAAGGCTGCAAGGGAGACTAAATACTCAAGGATAAAACTTAAAAGCCAGATCGAATATGgataaaaatattcttaaagtGAGAAACATAAAGGAATCTTTCGAAAATTACACATGTCTTGGGAACCATGATAAACAAGTCAAACAACCTACCTGATGTGGATGGTACAGAACTAGATGGCGGTGCATTCACAGTACTGCTGGGCACGTAACAACGACAAACCACAGTGGTTAATATGTTAGTGGAGGTACTGGGTGACACGCTTGCTGATGTACGGACAGATGTAGATGCTGAGACCCTGGTTGAAGTACTGGGTGACATGCTGACTGATGTATTTGTCGACGGACTAGCCGAGGTACCAACTGATGTACTTGGCGAGGCACTGGTTGAGACTCTAGTTGAGGTACTGGGTGACATGCTGACTGATGTAGCCGAGGTACTGACTGATGTACTAGGTGAGACACTGTTTGGCGGAACAGTGGGTGACGAATAGGCACTGGTGGAGACACTAGGTGAGTCACTGGGTGAGACACTGGCTGACGTACTGGCACTGATTGAGACACTGGCTGACGTACTGGCACTGGTTGAGACACTAGGTGACATACTAACAGATGCACTGACTGAGACGCTGGTTGAGACACTGGCTGACGTACTGGCACTGGTTGAGACACTAGGTGACGTACTAACAGATGCACTGACTGAGACACTAGTTGAGACACTGGCTGACGTACTGGCACTGGTTGAGACACTAGGTGAGTCACTGGGTGAGACACTGGCTGACGTGCTGGCACTGGTTGAGACACTGGCTGACGTACTGGCACTGGTTGAGACACTAGGTGACGTACTAACAGATGCACTGACTGAGACGCTGGTTGAGACACTGGCTGACGTACTGGCACTGGTTGAGACACTAGGTGACGTACTAACAGATGCACTGACTGAGACACTAGTTGAGACACTGGCTGACGTACTGGCACTGGTTGAGACACTAGGTGAGTCACTGGGTGAGACACTGGCTGACGTGCTGGCACTGGTTGAGACACTGGCTGACGTACTGGCACTGGTTGAGACACTAGGTGACGTACTAACAGACGCACTGACTGAGACGCTGGTTGATGTACTGGCTGAAACAATTGTTGAGACACTGGTGGAGACACTGGGTGAAACACTGACTGACGCACTGGTACTGGGTGACATACTGGTACTGACTAAGGGACCTACTGAGACACTAGTTGATGTACTGGGTAACACACTGGTTGAGATACTAGTTGACgtacttggtgacacactggttGACGTACCAACTGAAGGACTTGCTAAAACACTAGTTGATGTACTGGGTGACACTCTGACAGATGTACTTGGACTCATTAAAATACTGGGTGACTTGCTAACAGAGGGACTGGGGAAAATAGTCATTGTTGAGCACACACACACCGTTTCCACAGCATTGGTCGTACCTAAAAAAGTAAACAGTTCTTAGTGAGTTTTATGGCATTTGGATACATCTTTACTGGGACACAGTGTTCACGTCCACGACCTTTACGGGAAGAAAATAAGATCATGAGATGCACAGCACGACTGGACA encodes:
- the LOC140928034 gene encoding uncharacterized protein isoform X1 — translated: MARIHLLAVLILIQLVQAIIIYGTTNAVETVCVCSTMTIFPSPSVSKSPSILMSPSTSVRVSPSTSTSVLASPSVGTSTSVSPSTSTSISTSVLPSTSTSVSVGPLVSTSMSPSTSASVSVSPSVSTSVSTIVSASTSTSVSVSASVSTSPSVSTSASTSASVSTSASTSASVSPSDSPSVSTSASTSASVSTSVSVSASVSTSPSVSTSASTSASVSTSVSVSASVSTSPSVSTSASTSASVSTSASTSASVSPSDSPSVSTSASTSASVSTSVSVSASVSTSPSVSTSASTSASVSTSVSVSASVSMSPSVSTSASTSASVSISASTSASVSPSDSPSVSTSAYSSPTVPPNSVSPSTSVSTSATSVSMSPSTSTRVSTSASPSTSVGTSASPSTNTSVSMSPSTSTRVSASTSVRTSASVSPSTSTNILTTVVCRCYVPSSTVNAPPSSSVPSTSGRTVVYEPVDGQCQNVCCDGPGGPIKLIQNCSPSSECQGFSPEEKEEDGHCPGEEKGTCQCNKACSLHSPSFAVLAVITLVWMFRITVC
- the LOC140928034 gene encoding uncharacterized protein isoform X2, whose product is MARIHLLAVLILIQLVQAIIIYGTTNAVETVCVCSTMTIFPSPSVSKSPSILMSPSTSVRVSPSTSTSVLASPSVGTSTSVSPSTSTSISTSVLPSTSTSVSVGPLVSTSMSPSTSASVSVSPSVSTSVSTIVSASTSTSVSVSASVSTSPSVSTSASTSASVSPSDSPSVSTSASTSASVSTSVSVSASVSTSPSVSTSASTSASVSTSVSVSASVSTSPSVSTSASTSASVSTSASTSASVSPSDSPSVSTSASTSASVSTSVSVSASVSTSPSVSTSASTSASVSTSVSVSASVSMSPSVSTSASTSASVSISASTSASVSPSDSPSVSTSAYSSPTVPPNSVSPSTSVSTSATSVSMSPSTSTRVSTSASPSTSVGTSASPSTNTSVSMSPSTSTRVSASTSVRTSASVSPSTSTNILTTVVCRCYVPSSTVNAPPSSSVPSTSGRTVVYEPVDGQCQNVCCDGPGGPIKLIQNCSPSSECQGFSPEEKEEDGHCPGEEKGTCQCNKACSLHSPSFAVLAVITLVWMFRITVC